A window of Cellulosimicrobium protaetiae genomic DNA:
TCCGCGCAGCTCGGGGATGTCGCCGCGGTAGACGAACCCGCCGTTGAGCGCGACGCCCGCGTCGCCGGTCTGGCCGGGGTCGCGGTTGTGGTCGTAGGCGGCCACGGGGTACGTGAAGCCGTTCTCGGCGTCGTCCGCGGGCAGCGGGTAGATCTGCCGGTTGTCCGCGCGGAACGACCCCTCGCGCACGGACCACCCGAAGTTGTCGCCCGGCTCGACGGCGTAGACCGACTCGACCTGCCACTCGCCGATGTGCCCGAGGTACATCGTGTGGTCACCCTCGGGGTCCCAGCTGATGCGGTGCGGGTCGCGCAGGCCGACCGCGTAGATCTCCGGCAGCGCGCCCGGCGTGCCCACGAACGGGTTGTCGGCCGGGATGCCGTACCGACCGTTCGCGGCGTCCGTGCCCAGCGGGTCGATGCGGAAGACCTTGCCCTGGGGCGTGGCGAGGTCCTGCGGGTTGCCGTTGCCGACGCCGTTGCCGCCGTCGCCCACGAGGACGTAGAGGTTGCCGTAGTCGGCGTCGCCCTCCGTGACCGTCGGGTTGAACGCGATCTGCTGCACCGTGTGCACGCGGCCGGCGAACGGCACGCGCAGGACCTCGCGGCTCGTGCCCGCGAAGACCGGTGCGGACGGGTCGGTCGCCTTCCACTCCGTGACGACGCTGTGGAACTGCGTGTTGCCGTACGCCGGGTAGTCCGGGGTGTCCTGGGTCAGCGCCGTGCCGCCCTCGGTGTGCACCGTGTAGAACAGGCCGTTCTCGGCGAAGTCGGGGTGGAACTCGGCGGAGCCGAGACCGGTGCCGAGGCCCGCGCTGTTGTGGAAGTTGTCGAGGAACTGCTGGCGCACGTCGAGGTACGCCACGTACTCACCGGTGTCCTTGTCGACCGTGTAGAGCACCGCGTTGTTGTCGGGCACCATGAGGCGGCCCGAGCCGTCCGGGATCTCGTCGAGGTGCGTGATCCGGTTGTGCCGCACGAGGCGCTGGTCCTGCGTCGCCGGGGTCGTCTGCGACTCCGGGAGCTGGGCGAGCTCCGTCACCTCGATGCCGAGCGTCGACGGCGTCGGGTCGGGCAGCGGGTTGAGCAGCGGCTCGTCCGGCGTCGTGCCGCCCGCGGCGCAGTCGGCCGGGTTGCCCGTCGGGACCGCGAGGTTCTGCCCCGCCGTGTCGACGGCGACGTCGTCGAGCAGGAGGCGGCCCGCGCTGCTGGCGCCGTTGATCCAGAAGAAGCGGTCGAGCGCCCCGGTCACACCCTGGCGGAAGCCGAACTGCTGCTCCGTGCCCTCGGGCAGCCGGGTGATCTCCTCGTACGGGCCGCCCTGGCTGTAGACGCTGACCTTGTCCGTCGCGTTGTCGGCCACGATCCAGACGCACTGCCACGTGTCGCGCGACCAGACGCCCGCGGGCTTGAAGGCGCCGCCGTCGCGCACGAGCATGACGTCGTTGTTCTGGTTGTTCACGTACGCGCGGCTGTGCGCGTAGTCCGACGGCGCGTCGTTGTCGGTGATGCCGAACGACGTGTCGACGCTGCCCGTCCGCAGGAAGCGGAAGAACACGGTCCCGGTCGTGCCGTCCGCGATCCCCGGGACGGCGCGGTGGGCGCGCTGGGTGCCACCGACCATCTCGAGCACCTGGTTGTTGCCGTTGAGCGGGTCGGCGACGACCCGGGCGGCGGTCGAGGCGGACCAGCCGTCCTGGCCGTTCAGCGCGGTGCGTTGGTAGGCCTCGAAGCTGAGGACCTCGCTGAACTCGTCCGCGGCCTCCTCCGCGGCCGCCGGTGGTCCGAGGAGGGTGACCCCCAGGACGGCCGTGAGCGAGAGGGCGACCGCCGCTCTCCCTCGTCGGCTCGAATGCGTAGACGTCATCGTCTGCTCCGTTTCGTCGGGTGGTGCCGGCACGACAGCGGTGAGCGCTGTCATGTCTCCGACCCGCCGGCCGTCCGTCGCCGGGTCGGGTTCCTGCACTCCGCCGGTTCCCCTCGTCCGCATCGTCGCGCCGGGGTCCGCACGGGCCGCGCGCACGGTCGTGACGGCCTCGGCCGCCGCGTCCTGCTCTCCCGTCCGGTTCGAGCTGCACGTCCGTGTGCGCGACCCTCGCAGCGTAGGAAGGCGCTTTCCGAGTGTCAACAGGGACGCGCGACCACACGTGTCGGGTCATGCACCCAGGACGAGCGCCTTCTGTGCCTCGAGCTCGGTGTCCGTGAGCACGCCCTGGTCGCGCAACGCCGCGAGCGCACGCAGCTGGGCGATCTTCACGTCCGTCTGACGAGCGCCGGCCAGCACCCCGAGGAGCCCGGCCACGTCGTGGTCCGGTGCGCGGGACGTCGTGAGCGCACCCGGGCGGGTGCTCTCGACGTCGCGCAGCATCTCCTGCACGAGCGGACCCACCGGGCCGCGGACGACGACCTCGACGTCGGCCCGTCGTCCCGGTGCCGCGGTGCGCAGCCCGAGCAGGTCGAGGCCGAGCGCGGCGAGACGCTGGAGCAGGCCATACAGAGCGGCCTGGTCGCGCACGGTCGCCTCCAGCAGCGTGCACTCCACGGACCGGGTCACACCGAGCTCCGCGAGGTCGGCCGCCGCGAGCGCCACCGGACCCAGGATCGTCACCTCGACCGACGTCGTGCCGTCCATCGGACTCCTCACCTCGCCCGTCGTCGGACCAGGATCGTCGCCGTCCCGGCCGGTCGGATCACCCGGCGCGGGTGCCTCGCCCGCCGCGGCCCCGACTACCCCTCGTGGGTGATCACGAGCGCGTCTCGTGGGCCCGAGAGTGGGATCGTCACGGACCTCCGTGACCTGACGCGAGGGGTGCTCGATGGACGGCTTCTGGGACTGGTTCTGGCTCATGGTGTGGTGGTTCTTCTTCATCGCGTACCTCGTGGTGCTGTTCCAGATCGTCGCCGACCTGTTCCGCGACAAGGCCCTGAGCGGCTGGTGGAAGGCGCTGTGGATCGTCGCACTGATCTTCGTCCCGTACCTGTCGGCGCTGATCTACGTGATCGCGCGCGGTCGGGGCATGGCCGAGCGGCACGCCGACGAGGACCGCGCCCGACGGCAGGTCATGGACGACTACGTGCGCGCGACCGCGAGCACCGGACGGTCGCCCGCGAGCGAGATCGCGGACGCCAAGGCCCTGTACGACGCCGGGACGATCGACGCGGACGAGTTCGCCCGGCTCAAGGCACGGGCGCTCGCCTGATCGTGACGGCCTCCGGGAGCGACCCCACACCGCGCGACGACGCCGTCGCCGAACGACTCGCGGCCCTCGAGCGGGAGAACGCGGAGCTGCGTCGCCGGCTCGACGAGAGGTCGGCGGAGCCGGGCGGCCCGCACGGCACGGCCGCGACGTCGACCGTGCCGCGAGCCCCTCGTCGGGGCCTGCGGGCCGTCGCCTGCGTCGTCCTCGTCACCCTCGGTGCTCTCCTCGCCCCGCTCGGCGCGGTCGCAGCGTGGGCGCAGCGGGAGCTGACCGACACGGACCGGTACGTCGCGACGGTCGGCCCGCTTGCCGGGGACCCCGTCGTGCAGTCCGCGGTGGCCGAGCGGCTGACCGGCGTCGTCATGTCCCGCATCGACGTCGGTGCGCTCCTGGACGACCTCGTCGGGGGCCTCGAGGAGCGCGACGTCCCGCCCCGGGCCACCCAGGCGCTCGCGGCTCTCGAGGCGCCGCTCACGAGCGGCGTCGAGTCGCTCGTCCACGAGACCGCGACACGGCTCGTCGAGAGCGACGAGTTCGAGGGGGCCTGGCTCCAGGCGAACCGCGTCGCGCACCAGCAGCTCGTCGCCGTCATGCGCGGGGAGGACGGCGAGATCCTCCAGGTCGACGACGGCCGCCTGACCATCCAGCTCTCCGGCCTCGTCGACCTGCTCAAGGAGCGGCTCGTCGAGCGCGGGCTGGGCGTCGCCGCGCGCATCCCGTCCGTCGACGCGACGTTCACGATCGCCCAGTCCGCCGAGCTCGTCATGCTCCAGAACCGGTACGGGCAGATCGTCACCCTCACGACGTGGCTGCCGTGGGTCGTGCTCGGTCTGCTCGCCGCCGGCGTCCTCGTCGCGAACCGCCGCTCGCGTGCGCTCGTCGTCGCCGGTCTCGCGCTGACCGGTGCGATGGTGGCGCTCGGCGTGGGGCTCGCGGTCGCGCGGGGCCTGTACCTCGGCGCGCTCTCCGGGCAGGTCCTGCGGCTCGATGCGGCCGAGGTCGTGTTCGACCAGGCCGTGGGGTACCTGCGGCTCACGCTGCGCACCGTCGGCGTGCTCGGCCTCGTCGTCGCCCTCGCCGCGTACCTCGGGGGGTCGAGCGAGTCCGCGCGCAGCCTGCGCGCGGGCCTCGGGCGCGCGGGCGCCGCGGTGCGCGGGTGGGGGGAGGGGCGTGGGGTCTCCGCAGGGCCGGTCGGCGACTGGCTCGGACGGCACAAGGCGTTCGTGCGCGTGGTCGTCGTCGGGGCGGCGGCGCTCGTCCTCCTCCTCGCGGGGGGTCTCACGCCCGGCCTCGTGATCGGCGTCGCGCTCGTCGCGGGCCTCCTGCTCGTGGTCGTCGAGATCCTCGCCCGGCCGTCCGACGCCGCCGCGTCGCCGCCCGACGCAGGCCCGGCCTGACATCGAATTCCACCCGCGGCTCGCCCGGCGCTCTCGGCGTCCCGGGCATAGCCTGCCCCCATGGCCTCGGTCGAGCCAGGTGCCGAGCAGGAGGGTCGCACGCGCGTCGTCGACACCTCCGGGTCGCTGCACGCCCGGACCGCGGTCCCGCGGCTGCCCCGCTCGACCGTGCCCCGTCCCGCGATCGACACCCTCGTCTCCGCTGCGGCGACCCGCCGCCTGACCCTCGTGTCGGCAGGCCCGGGATGGGGGAAGACGACCGCCGCGGCGCGGTGGGCCCGCCGTGGTGACGGCCCCCGGGTGGCGTGGCTGACGCTGGAGCCGTTCGACGACACACCGACGGCGTTCTGGGCGGACGTCCTCGCGGCGCTGCGGGAGGCCGGGGCGGTCCCCCCGGGACACCCGCTCGCGTCGCTCGTCGTGCCACCGCGCCTCTCGCCGGCGCTCCTGCGGCGCGTCCTCGCGGGGATCGAACGGTTGCCGGAGCCCGTCGTGCTCGTGCTCGACGACTTCCACCACGCGGCGTGCCCGGACGTCGCGGCGACCGTCGACGACCTGTTGCGTCATCCTGTGCCCCTGCACCTCGTCGTGCTCACCCGCGTCGACCCGCTGCTCCGGCTCCAGCGCCTGCGCGCGCAGGGCGAGGTCGCGGAGATCGGTGCCGCCGACCTCGCGTTCGACGCGGGGGACGTCGAGACGCTCGCTGCCGCCCACGGGCGCCCCCTGCTCCCCGGCGACGCCGACCACGTGCTCGACGAGACCGGCGGGTGGGCCGTCGGCGTCCGGCTGCGCGTCGAGGCGGACGACGACGTGGGCCGGGCGCGTGCGGACCGGTCCGCCGCCGAGTTCCTGCTCGCCGAGGTCCTCGACGGCCAGGGACCCGTGGCCCGACGCTTCCTGCTCCGCACGAGCGTGACGTCGGCGGTGTGCCCGGACCTCGCGGCCGAGCTCGACCCGGGGGCGTCGGCGGAGCGGCTCCTGCCCGACCTCGCCACGGCGGACGGGTTCGTCATGCGGGCGGGCGGGCGCCGCACCTGGTACCGGTACCACCCGCTCCTGCGCGACATGCTCCTGAGCCAGCTCCGCGTCGAGGACCCGGCCGGCCTGCGCGACGCGCACCGGGCCGCCGCCCGGTGGTTCGCGCGGGACGGCGACTCCCTGCGAGCCCTCGAGCACGCCGCCGCCGCGGAGGACTGGTCCCTCGTCGGGGAGGTCTTCGTCGAGGGAGCGGCCGCCCAGCTCGCGGGCCCGCACCGGGAGACCGTCGCCCAGACCCTGCGCCGCGTGCCCTACGCCCGCCTCGGAGCGGACCCGCGCCTGCACCTGTGCGCCGGATCGCTCGCCTACGTGGACGAGCGCTTCGACGCCGCGCGCCGCCACGTCGCGGACGCCCGCGACCTCCTCGATCCCGCCGAGCAACCGGCCACGGCCGTCCTCCTGGAGCTGCTGGACGCGGGCACGGCACGGGCGACGGGCGACGTGCGCGGCCTCGCGACCGCGGCCGGGGCGGCGCTGGCGGCGGCCGACGGCGCGCCGTACCCCTTCCCGGCGCTCGACACGTACCGGGGGCTCGCTGCGGCGCACCGGTCGTCGGGCCTGGCCTGGTGCTCGGTGGACCCGGAGTCGTCGAACGGCAGCAACGGCGGCGCGCTCGGCCCGTCGGCGCCCCGCACCTGGCGCGCCCCGCAGCTCTTCGTCCTCGGCGCGCGGGCCGCCGCTGCGCTCCTCGCGGTCGCCGAGGGCCGGCTCGACGAGGGCGACGCCGCGGCGCTCGCCGTCGTGGGGGAGGCGGAACCGCTCGGCTGGGACGGGTACGCGCACGTGCGGCCCGCGCAC
This region includes:
- a CDS encoding SHOCT domain-containing protein, with amino-acid sequence MDGTTSVEVTILGPVALAAADLAELGVTRSVECTLLEATVRDQAALYGLLQRLAALGLDLLGLRTAAPGRRADVEVVVRGPVGPLVQEMLRDVESTRPGALTTSRAPDHDVAGLLGVLAGARQTDVKIAQLRALAALRDQGVLTDTELEAQKALVLGA
- a CDS encoding SHOCT domain-containing protein — translated: MDGFWDWFWLMVWWFFFIAYLVVLFQIVADLFRDKALSGWWKALWIVALIFVPYLSALIYVIARGRGMAERHADEDRARRQVMDDYVRATASTGRSPASEIADAKALYDAGTIDADEFARLKARALA
- a CDS encoding LuxR C-terminal-related transcriptional regulator, producing the protein MASVEPGAEQEGRTRVVDTSGSLHARTAVPRLPRSTVPRPAIDTLVSAAATRRLTLVSAGPGWGKTTAAARWARRGDGPRVAWLTLEPFDDTPTAFWADVLAALREAGAVPPGHPLASLVVPPRLSPALLRRVLAGIERLPEPVVLVLDDFHHAACPDVAATVDDLLRHPVPLHLVVLTRVDPLLRLQRLRAQGEVAEIGAADLAFDAGDVETLAAAHGRPLLPGDADHVLDETGGWAVGVRLRVEADDDVGRARADRSAAEFLLAEVLDGQGPVARRFLLRTSVTSAVCPDLAAELDPGASAERLLPDLATADGFVMRAGGRRTWYRYHPLLRDMLLSQLRVEDPAGLRDAHRAAARWFARDGDSLRALEHAAAAEDWSLVGEVFVEGAAAQLAGPHRETVAQTLRRVPYARLGADPRLHLCAGSLAYVDERFDAARRHVADARDLLDPAEQPATAVLLELLDAGTARATGDVRGLATAAGAALAAADGAPYPFPALDTYRGLAAAHRSSGLAWCSVDPESSNGSNGGALGPSAPRTWRAPQLFVLGARAAAALLAVAEGRLDEGDAAALAVVGEAEPLGWDGYAHVRPAHAARAWVRYVRASDEALDRELAHALAADAGGREPASDAAVRLLQALVAADRGHGRAARDALVAADRALGPVPSPPVLADLWVRATTAVRLLDDVMRSPIPGRVGRERLGSDAVVAVCGARELLATGRTGAALRAVEGLVDAPDGEVDTLVRVEAALVEASALARAGTRRVDVPLGRALDLAEAERCARPFLTVATTELRPALARAVAGRAGPLAARLRACLEPLGRVPEPAPLVEPLTERELAILTVLPSMASNVEIAEDFFVSVNTVKAHLKSVYRKLGVSSRRDAVRRGRELGVVS